In Pedobacter sp. W3I1, one DNA window encodes the following:
- a CDS encoding acetylornithine carbamoyltransferase — translation MNLFTSVHDVPSIKQFVNDALALKANPYAHQDLGKNKTLGLVFMNPSLRTRLSTQKAALNLGMNVMVMNLDKEGWALETQDGVVMNGSTVEHIREAAAVMGQYCDILGLRSFPKLNNREEDYSEDFFNKFVKYCAVPVVSLESATRHPLQSFADIITIHETWAKKPDGRKPKVVLAWAPHVKALPQAVPNSFAEWMCKAQSEGMIDFTIAHPEGYELSDDFTPDADIQYNLEEALAGADYVYVKNWSSYKEYGKVLTYPDGWMMNNEKLKFTNDAKVMHCLPVRRDLELSSEILDGPNSLVIHEAGNRLWAAQAVIKAMLEELK, via the coding sequence ATGAACTTGTTCACTTCCGTACACGATGTTCCAAGCATCAAACAGTTTGTAAATGATGCGCTTGCATTAAAGGCAAATCCTTATGCGCACCAAGATTTAGGTAAGAACAAAACCTTAGGTTTGGTTTTTATGAATCCCAGTTTACGTACACGGTTAAGTACGCAAAAGGCCGCCTTAAACTTAGGCATGAATGTAATGGTAATGAACCTGGATAAAGAGGGATGGGCCTTAGAAACACAGGATGGTGTGGTGATGAATGGTTCGACTGTTGAGCACATTCGTGAAGCTGCTGCGGTAATGGGCCAATATTGCGATATTTTAGGCTTGCGTTCCTTTCCAAAACTGAATAACCGTGAGGAGGATTATAGCGAAGATTTCTTCAATAAATTTGTGAAATATTGTGCGGTACCTGTGGTGAGCTTAGAGAGTGCAACACGTCACCCTTTACAAAGCTTTGCCGATATTATTACCATTCACGAAACCTGGGCGAAGAAACCCGATGGCCGCAAACCCAAAGTAGTTTTGGCCTGGGCACCTCATGTTAAAGCATTGCCTCAGGCCGTACCGAATTCTTTTGCGGAGTGGATGTGCAAAGCTCAGTCAGAAGGTATGATCGATTTTACAATCGCTCATCCAGAAGGTTACGAGCTTTCGGATGATTTTACGCCTGATGCCGATATTCAGTATAATTTAGAAGAAGCTTTAGCCGGTGCTGATTATGTATATGTGAAGAACTGGAGTAGTTATAAAGAGTACGGAAAAGTGTTAACTTATCCCGATGGCTGGATGATGAATAATGAGAAATTAAAATTCACAAACGATGCTAAAGTAATGCATTGCTTGCCTGTGCGTCGCGATCTGGAACTATCATCAGAGATTTTAGATGGACCAAATTCATTGGTCATTCACGAAGCAGGAAATCGTTTATGGGCGGCACAAGCTGTAATTAAAGCGATGTTGGAAGAATTGAAATAA
- the argB gene encoding acetylglutamate kinase produces the protein MKQLTIIKIGGNVIDNSENLHQFLLDFTALPGDKILVHGGGKIATELSESLGIEAKMVEGRRITDIETLRIVTMVYAGLINKNMVAQLQAKGSNAIGLSGADGNVIKAKKRPVSTKTYGAESGPMAGAVIDYGFVGDLDENSVSSTTLNSLLKAGLVPVLCAITHDGDTQLLNTNADTIASSVAVAMSALYETRLVYCFEKKGVLKDVNDDDSVVREIKADEFEALKADGTVQGGMIPKLHNAFEAIKKGVSAVYIGKADELAELAEGTFGTKMLK, from the coding sequence ATGAAACAACTCACGATCATAAAAATCGGTGGAAACGTAATCGATAACTCCGAAAACCTGCATCAGTTTTTGTTGGATTTTACGGCACTGCCTGGGGATAAGATCCTGGTGCACGGCGGCGGTAAAATTGCAACTGAACTTAGCGAATCGCTCGGCATTGAAGCCAAAATGGTTGAGGGCAGAAGAATTACCGATATCGAAACCCTGCGTATTGTAACAATGGTTTATGCCGGACTGATCAATAAAAATATGGTTGCCCAGTTACAGGCCAAAGGTAGTAATGCCATTGGTTTAAGTGGTGCTGATGGTAATGTGATCAAAGCAAAAAAAAGGCCGGTTAGTACCAAAACTTACGGTGCTGAAAGTGGACCAATGGCAGGAGCTGTAATTGATTATGGTTTTGTTGGTGATTTGGACGAAAATTCTGTGTCTTCGACAACATTAAATAGCCTATTGAAAGCTGGCTTAGTTCCGGTTTTATGTGCCATTACACATGATGGTGATACTCAGCTTCTAAATACCAATGCCGATACCATTGCCTCTTCTGTTGCAGTGGCCATGTCTGCTTTATACGAAACACGTTTGGTATACTGCTTTGAGAAAAAAGGTGTGCTTAAAGATGTGAACGATGATGATTCGGTGGTGAGAGAAATCAAAGCTGATGAATTTGAAGCTTTAAAAGCTGATGGAACTGTGCAAGGTGGAATGATCCCTAAATTGCACAATGCTTTTGAAGCAATTAAAAAAGGAGTGTCAGCAGTATATATCGGTAAAGCTGATGAACTTGCTGAGCTTGCTGAGGGAACTTTTGGAACAAAAATGCTGAAGTAA
- a CDS encoding aspartate aminotransferase family protein, which translates to MNLFDVYPLNDIEITKAAGSNVWDANEQQYLDLYGGHAVISIGHTNPHYVNRLTDQLNKVGFYSNSVKIPLQVQLAELLGTVSGKKDFQLFLCNSGAEANENALKLASFYNGRKKVIAFTGAFHGRTSLAVAITDNPKIVAPVNQTENVIFLPFNNEIALEETFKAQGNEISAVIIEGIQGVGGIKEASKSFLQKIRSLCDEYNAVYIADSVQCGYGRTGSFYAHDYAGVEADVYSMAKGMGNGFPVAGISIAPKFKPWHGELGTTFGGNHLACAAALAVLEVMQQENLMKNAEEVGSYLIAELKKFEQVIEVRGRGLMIGIELPAELAHVKKELLFTHHIFTGEAKPNVIRLLPALNLTKAHADEFLAAFSKLVK; encoded by the coding sequence ATGAACTTATTCGACGTTTACCCACTTAACGATATAGAAATAACGAAAGCAGCAGGCAGCAATGTTTGGGATGCTAACGAACAACAATATTTAGATTTATATGGCGGTCATGCTGTGATTTCAATTGGGCACACCAATCCGCATTATGTAAATCGCTTGACAGATCAATTAAATAAAGTTGGTTTTTATTCAAATTCAGTAAAAATTCCGTTGCAGGTTCAGCTTGCAGAATTATTGGGAACTGTTTCTGGTAAAAAAGACTTTCAACTATTCTTGTGTAATTCTGGAGCCGAGGCAAATGAGAATGCTTTAAAACTGGCTTCATTTTACAATGGAAGAAAAAAAGTAATTGCTTTCACAGGTGCTTTTCACGGACGTACATCTTTAGCCGTTGCCATAACCGATAACCCTAAAATTGTAGCACCGGTTAATCAGACCGAAAATGTAATCTTTTTGCCTTTTAATAATGAGATAGCTTTAGAAGAAACTTTTAAAGCACAGGGCAATGAAATTTCGGCTGTTATTATTGAAGGCATTCAAGGTGTTGGCGGGATTAAAGAAGCCTCGAAAAGTTTCTTGCAGAAAATCCGTTCATTATGTGATGAATATAATGCGGTTTACATTGCCGATAGTGTACAATGCGGTTATGGACGAACAGGATCGTTTTACGCTCACGATTACGCTGGTGTTGAAGCAGATGTGTATAGCATGGCAAAAGGAATGGGTAATGGATTTCCGGTAGCGGGGATTTCTATCGCGCCAAAATTTAAACCTTGGCATGGAGAGTTGGGTACAACTTTTGGTGGTAACCATTTGGCCTGTGCTGCAGCATTAGCGGTTTTAGAAGTGATGCAACAAGAAAACCTAATGAAAAATGCCGAAGAAGTGGGAAGCTACTTAATTGCTGAATTGAAGAAATTTGAGCAGGTGATAGAAGTGCGTGGTCGTGGGTTAATGATCGGTATCGAGCTACCTGCAGAACTGGCGCATGTTAAAAAAGAATTATTGTTTACACACCATATTTTTACCGGCGAGGCAAAACCGAATGTGATCCGTTTATTACCAGCGCTAAATTTAACAAAAGCACATGCTGACGAGTTTTTGGCAGCTTTTAGTAAATTGGTAAAATAA
- a CDS encoding four helix bundle protein, with product MRDYKKLDVWKKAHELNMFIKKNIATQFPKEERFELTSQLTRASLSIPLNIVEGCGRFTDKDFAHFLDNALGSANEIDYCCLCASELKYISEDDYLKVNQSINEVRAMLISFLKFLRSGGKKP from the coding sequence ATGAGAGATTATAAAAAACTTGACGTTTGGAAGAAAGCACATGAGTTGAATATGTTCATTAAGAAAAATATTGCGACACAATTTCCAAAAGAAGAGCGATTTGAATTAACCTCACAACTTACCAGGGCTTCTTTATCTATTCCCTTGAATATTGTTGAAGGATGTGGAAGATTTACAGATAAAGATTTTGCACATTTTCTTGATAATGCTTTAGGTTCTGCCAATGAGATTGACTATTGTTGCTTATGTGCTTCTGAATTAAAGTATATAAGTGAAGATGATTATCTAAAGGTAAACCAATCAATTAACGAAGTTAGGGCTATGCTAATTTCATTTTTAAAATTTTTGAGAAGTGGAGGGAAAAAACCTTAA